The window TTAAAAAAGTAAGCTCATTACAGATTATAGTGCTATGGGTTAAGTTTCATCTCCTTTTGTACCGACGACAGCGTTGGCATAAAAGCTTCCCCTCCCTTGATGGGAGGGGTTAGGGGAGGGTGAAATAGCAAGAGTAATAATATTGCCCGCCAATTTCACCCTCACCCTATCCCTCTCCCATCAAGGGAGAGGGAATTTTGCTTTGTCTCCCAACTAACTGCTTAACTTAGTTTTGAGCAGTTACGAGGATTCAAGGCTTCAAGAGTAGATTGTAGTTATCCAATTTCAAGGACGATATAACTGCTCCTCTTCTCCATGGCCTTCGGTAAAACCACTTCCAGAATGCCTTCCTCAAGATTTGCCTTAATCTGATCAGACCTGACCGCTTGAGTAAGAGGGATGACACGTTCAAATGTCCCGTAATTAACCTCCATCTGATGATAGCACTTTTTTTTCTCCGAAGAGATATCCCGCCTTACCCCCCGAAGAATTAATCTATCCCGATCAAGAGTAAGTTGGATATCTTCTCTTTTTACTCCGGCCAATTCGACCTTAACCACAATAGTAGTTTCGGTTTCATAGACGTCGGCAAAAGGTTGCCACTTATTTATGGGACCGGCAATAAGGGAAGCTTTCAATCCAAAAGACTGATCGAGCAGCTTCTCCAACTCTGTCCCCAATCCTGGAAATATAGGCATATTTTACCTCCTTAATGCTTCCTAATACCTCAAACGGATTCATACCTGAATTCTACCTCTTGTTTTTTCTCTCTGAAAATAATCTCCTCAAACTGATCGAAGATTCCTCTTCTCCCAAGAAGGTTGAAACCTATATTCAGTTTATCAGAAAAAGCAACTTCAAAGATGAACTTATGTTCTCCTATCTGGATGGGAAGATTAAAGACATAACCCGGGATAAAACTTCCATCCCCAACGATGAACATCTGCTTTCTTGCGCTTTTGATTTCAAGTTTAAGTACAAAGGCAAATTCAAGATCAAAGATACTCATATATGCTCCAGAATCTATATAAGCCTCAAGTTCAATTGAGGTTTTA of the bacterium genome contains:
- a CDS encoding Hsp20/alpha crystallin family protein; the encoded protein is MPIFPGLGTELEKLLDQSFGLKASLIAGPINKWQPFADVYETETTIVVKVELAGVKREDIQLTLDRDRLILRGVRRDISSEKKKCYHQMEVNYGTFERVIPLTQAVRSDQIKANLEEGILEVVLPKAMEKRSSYIVLEIG